One region of gamma proteobacterium HIMB55 genomic DNA includes:
- a CDS encoding branched-chain amino acid aminotransferase/4-amino-4-deoxychorismate lyase (PFAM: Aminotransferase class IV~TIGRFAM: branched-chain amino acid aminotransferase, group I), translating to MANSTHTYAPDVRNQSILININGDLVPREQATVSVFDSGFILGDGIWEGLRVHDGAIPFLDTHLKRLWEGAKALDLDMEITQDALAIRLFDTLAANDMTDHVHIRLMVTRGVKSTPYQDPAVTIGGPTIVIIPEYKEPDPSLNDRGVRLYTVYTRRGYADVQDPRINSHSKLNCIFGCIQAAKAGYDEALMLDPHGHVATCNSTHFFIVRDGEVWTSSGDYCLDGITRRNVINVCKANGIPVYEKNFSLMQVYGADEAFVTGTFAGLTPVFEVDGRTLTHTQRGPMVDRLQGLYKELVASESQLAGNRSR from the coding sequence ATGGCCAATAGCACTCACACATACGCCCCCGATGTTCGCAACCAATCTATTTTGATCAATATCAATGGCGATCTCGTCCCACGAGAGCAAGCGACCGTCTCTGTTTTTGACAGTGGTTTCATTCTTGGAGACGGCATTTGGGAAGGTCTACGCGTACACGACGGCGCCATTCCGTTTCTCGACACGCATTTAAAGCGGCTTTGGGAAGGTGCGAAAGCGCTCGACCTTGACATGGAAATCACACAAGACGCGCTCGCTATACGATTGTTTGACACCCTCGCGGCAAACGACATGACTGACCATGTTCACATCAGACTCATGGTGACTCGCGGTGTTAAATCCACGCCGTATCAGGATCCTGCGGTCACCATTGGTGGTCCAACCATTGTCATCATTCCTGAATATAAGGAACCAGATCCCAGTCTGAACGATCGGGGCGTTCGGCTCTACACCGTCTATACGCGCCGGGGTTATGCCGACGTTCAAGATCCGCGGATCAACAGCCACTCGAAATTGAATTGCATTTTCGGGTGCATCCAGGCGGCCAAGGCTGGTTACGACGAGGCACTTATGCTCGACCCTCACGGTCATGTTGCAACCTGTAACTCGACGCACTTTTTTATCGTAAGGGACGGCGAAGTTTGGACATCGTCGGGTGATTACTGCCTAGACGGCATTACGCGTCGGAACGTGATCAACGTCTGTAAAGCCAACGGTATTCCCGTCTACGAGAAGAACTTTTCTCTCATGCAGGTTTACGGTGCAGACGAAGCCTTTGTGACGGGAACCTTCGCGGGCCTTACGCCGGTCTTCGAGGTGGATGGGCGAACGCTCACTCACACACAGCGCGGGCCAATGGTTGATCGACTTCAGGGGCTCTACAAGGAACTCGTTGCATCAGAGAGCCAGCTAGCAGGCAACCGCAGTCGCTGA